In Candidatus Methylomirabilota bacterium, one genomic interval encodes:
- a CDS encoding tail fiber domain-containing protein, which yields MTRAWGQVGVLVGLIVLLAGTPSWGGGHPAGNDNSDGSNNTGGGTGALTSGSLSGSANTAYGAAALASTTTGGANTAVGADALNSTIDGNGNTAVGAAALAATTHGGANTAVGYLALLANTIGTFNTAVGAAALFHTTADHNTAVGTFALLNNTTGDGNFALGWNALLNNITGKSNVALGRGALSNSTGDRNIAVGPQSGANLTGGSHNLYLGSFGPPSPGAESNTLRLGEPSEQSSAYIAGVFGAVVPGGTAVVIDSSGRLGTSTSSARYKRDIDTLGASSRGLFQLRPVSFRYKDDPAGQRKYGLIAEEVATVYPELVTHTAMGDVLGVDYPQLIPLLLNEVQALKAEHQQELAALKAEQESLRAEIAQMRAAMATQTVALSGH from the coding sequence ATGACACGAGCCTGGGGACAGGTAGGCGTACTGGTCGGGCTGATCGTCCTGCTGGCAGGGACACCGAGCTGGGGCGGGGGGCACCCGGCGGGTAATGACAATAGCGACGGTAGCAACAACACCGGGGGGGGCACGGGCGCCCTGACGAGCGGCAGCCTCAGCGGCAGCGCCAACACCGCCTATGGCGCCGCGGCGCTCGCCTCCACCACCACCGGCGGCGCCAACACCGCCGTCGGCGCGGACGCGCTTAACTCCACCATCGACGGCAACGGCAACACCGCCGTTGGCGCGGCCGCGCTCGCCGCTACCACCCACGGCGGCGCCAACACCGCCGTTGGCTACTTGGCGCTTCTCGCCAACACCATCGGCACCTTCAACACCGCCGTTGGCGCGGCCGCGCTCTTCCACACCACCGCCGACCACAACACCGCCGTCGGCACATTCGCGCTCCTCAACAACACCACCGGCGACGGCAATTTCGCCCTCGGCTGGAACGCGCTCCTCAACAACATCACGGGCAAAAGTAACGTCGCCCTCGGCCGCGGTGCGCTGTCCAACAGCACCGGGGATCGCAATATCGCGGTGGGCCCCCAAAGCGGCGCGAACCTGACCGGCGGCAGCCACAACCTCTACTTGGGCTCTTTCGGGCCTCCTAGCCCGGGCGCCGAATCGAACACCCTGCGCCTGGGGGAGCCCTCGGAGCAGTCCAGCGCCTACATCGCGGGGGTCTTCGGCGCGGTCGTGCCGGGGGGCACGGCGGTGGTTATCGACAGCAGTGGCCGGTTGGGCACCTCCACGTCCTCGGCCCGCTATAAGCGCGACATCGACACCTTGGGGGCATCCAGTCGGGGACTGTTTCAGCTTCGCCCGGTCAGCTTCCGCTATAAGGACGACCCGGCCGGGCAGCGCAAGTACGGCCTGATCGCTGAAGAGGTGGCCACGGTCTACCCTGAACTGGTGACCCACACCGCTATGGGAGACGTGTTGGGGGTGGACTACCCGCAACTGATCCCGCTGCTGCTCAATGAGGTGCAAGCGTTGAAGGCGGAGCATCAGCAGGAGTTGGCGGCGCTGAAAGCAGAGCAGGAGAGCCTCCGAGCGGAGATAGCGCAGATGCGGGCGGCTATGGCAACACAGACAGTGGCGCTGTCTGGCCACTAA